CTAACCTCATCAAGCGACACGTCAGCAAATACAAACGAACATTTTGAGCACCTTGCTAGCAAACACCCATTCAACATTCTCTCATCCACAAGCCTACTGCTCCCGCAGATTGGACAATTTCTCATAAATTACACACAGGTATCAGAACTAGACACCATCAGGTCAATTTTTATAAAAATAAAACCATATGTATCCCGCAGGAATAAGGATATGACACTTTATTGTAAAAATAAGAGAATGCACAACCGGAAGAAAAAGTATAAAAAAAAGATAAGTGAGGAGGCAAAGATAAAAAAAAGTCAAAAACAACCTTTTCAGAAAAAACAGGGGATACTTCTTTAGAATCAGACTATCCATAACCCCATTAGAAATGCCCTGATAAAACATCCTTCTATAAAACCACCCTTTCTTAAGTCGCTCTTTCTTCACAACATGGAAAACAATAATCGATGGGGCATATAACACCCGATACCCATCCCTTATAGTGCATTCTATAATGTAATTCTCCTCGTTAGAAATCAATCTACTGCCTACCCTTCCCAAATCTGCCCTAAAACCCAAATATTTGACCAAAACAGATTTCCTAAAAACTAAATTTGTCCCAGCTAAGAAACTTTTCCCACTCCTCACGCAAAAAGCCCTATTTCCTTCATCTACAAGTGAAAGGGCGGTCATCATTCTATCGGACAACCATCTTGGCCTACCGGACTCCCAAATAGGCAAAACTTTCCCGCCTATGCAGGCAACTCTGGAATCAGCATTTTCAAAAATCTCAAGAATATTCTTAAGCCAACACCTATCCGCTATAGCATCATCATCTATGAAAGCCACAAACTCACCTCTAGCAGCATTTAACCCTCTATTCCTTGCACGGGATAAACCAAGTCTCTTCTCTTTCAGAACAACTATGTTAAAATTACCTTTATATTTATCAAGAAAGCCTATCTCCACCCCACCACATTTTCCATTGATAACCAAAATCAATTCAACAAAGCGCCTATCTATCTCCTGATTAACAATACTTTCAACCGTTCTCTCAACAAGGGAAGAACTAAATGTAGTACACAAAACCACAGAAACACGAATTTCAGATTTAGCCATAACCTACAGCACTTTACCGGGGAACATAACCAGCAAACTCACATAGCCTACTATAAATTTCCCGCAACTTACTATCAACCTCAAAATCCCCTTTAGACCTTTTTAGATCTTTCTCCGGAAAAGACCTGTCTACCTTCGCACCGGTAAAATCTTCTATCTTATCCAACCCCTCTTTAGTTGGAACCTGATCATAATGAATGAACAACCAATCCCCTTCTTTAACATGATACTCCAAAATGTGGGTATACATTAATTCCCAGACTTCGAGAGCTATCTTTCTATTGATCTTCAAGCTGAATAGATATCCAACTTCACTACACTCCTTTAATATACTATTTACCGTCGCCGCCGGATCTCTAAAAACACATATGTAACAACAATCCTTTAGGAAGGGTCTCCACACCGGTAAAGTATATGAAAATCTCGGGTCTTTAAAGCAGTATGGCTCTCTATAAACCACCCTCCAAATCCTTTCTTCAATTTCACGAGTCATCTTCCATCTAACACTTAGAGGAACACGCGACAACCACCTCTGACCATAAACCGGCCGTGCCCTAAAAAAATACTTGCCTATTATCGGCGGTCTGTTAGGGGTAACAAGTGAAATTAATTTCTCATTTATCCCGTTTATCTCGGGGTCTTCAAAAAAACCTTTTGGATTACTATGGCGAGGAGGATATAACCTATCCCCCATAAAATAACCAGCACTGGCAAGGGTCCCAGCAACCATACTTGTTCCACTTCGACCAGATCCAAGTATTAAAACATTCCTCATAACCACTTACCCCCAATACTCAAAACTTTATTAAAAACTTTCTTTAAAAGCGACCCTCCACCATCTAATTTCCGACTTAAATCAGAAATCGCAGAATTAACATATACCCCCTCTGGATAATACTTCTGAGCTTTCTTCAGCTGCCTAATTGCTCTAATAATATCTCTTCTGCGCTCTATACTCTGTCCATGCCAGATACCACTTATGGGTTGGTAACCCACGCTAAACCCAGAATTCTTTGTCATTACTGCAATATTAAACAAATCATCGATATTTCTTTTCATCACCACAGTTAAAATCTTAACCTCTACATCTTTACCTCTAACCTTCCCTGCCAGATAACCCATATTTTTCATTAACACCTCCCACTTGCCTCCTATTCTTATACTTTCGTAAACTTCTTTGCTGGCACCATCTATTGAAATAGACAGACTTCTGAATTTCCCATCCATCATGTCAATTACGTTTTTATTCAATAAGATACCATTTGTTATTATATGTATCTTCAAATCTGGATACACTGCAGGACCAAATTCCTTTATAAACTCAATTACCTCTCTGGATAAAAGAGGCTCACCTCCGACAAACTCTATCCTATCCATGTACTTAAACCATCCTCGTATTTCATTCATCATTTTATCAAAAATATGTTCAGACTTTACATTCCCCTGCCTACACATTATACAGCCAAGATTACATCTATTCGTCGGGTATAACTTAACATAAGTCGGTTTACTGGAAATCACCACTTTCCCACTCTCTATTTCTTCCCACATCAATCTTTTGTTCTCAATATATTCCTTACTTATCCCATTTATACGATCCGGCTTCGCAACATATTTGCCATTAACAACAAAAGGACAGGTATCTTTACATATCTTGTCAATATCCCCCTCCAGCATTTTCTGCCGCAAATACCTGTACTCAGAACCGTTCCATATCTCTTCTAGACTTCTTTTCTCAATATTTTTGATGTTTACTTTGGACCAACAGCATACTCTCAAATGATCACCAGGAGATTCCTGGCTTATAGCCATCCACGGATAAACACACAACAACTCCCTCTTAGCCATTACCCTTTCCCCCAGCTCCCAAATAATCATCAATAACTTCTCTCAAGGGTTCAAAAACCACCTCTCGCGTTAGATTCTTTCTAAC
Above is a genomic segment from Candidatus Neomarinimicrobiota bacterium containing:
- a CDS encoding glycosyltransferase — encoded protein: MAKSEIRVSVVLCTTFSSSLVERTVESIVNQEIDRRFVELILVINGKCGGVEIGFLDKYKGNFNIVVLKEKRLGLSRARNRGLNAARGEFVAFIDDDAIADRCWLKNILEIFENADSRVACIGGKVLPIWESGRPRWLSDRMMTALSLVDEGNRAFCVRSGKSFLAGTNLVFRKSVLVKYLGFRADLGRVGSRLISNEENYIIECTIRDGYRVLYAPSIIVFHVVKKERLKKGWFYRRMFYQGISNGVMDSLILKKYPLFFLKRLFLTFFYLCLLTYLFFILFLPVVHSLIFTIKCHILIPAGYIWFYFYKN
- a CDS encoding sulfotransferase, producing the protein MRNVLILGSGRSGTSMVAGTLASAGYFMGDRLYPPRHSNPKGFFEDPEINGINEKLISLVTPNRPPIIGKYFFRARPVYGQRWLSRVPLSVRWKMTREIEERIWRVVYREPYCFKDPRFSYTLPVWRPFLKDCCYICVFRDPAATVNSILKECSEVGYLFSLKINRKIALEVWELMYTHILEYHVKEGDWLFIHYDQVPTKEGLDKIEDFTGAKVDRSFPEKDLKRSKGDFEVDSKLREIYSRLCEFAGYVPR
- a CDS encoding radical SAM protein encodes the protein MAKRELLCVYPWMAISQESPGDHLRVCCWSKVNIKNIEKRSLEEIWNGSEYRYLRQKMLEGDIDKICKDTCPFVVNGKYVAKPDRINGISKEYIENKRLMWEEIESGKVVISSKPTYVKLYPTNRCNLGCIMCRQGNVKSEHIFDKMMNEIRGWFKYMDRIEFVGGEPLLSREVIEFIKEFGPAVYPDLKIHIITNGILLNKNVIDMMDGKFRSLSISIDGASKEVYESIRIGGKWEVLMKNMGYLAGKVRGKDVEVKILTVVMKRNIDDLFNIAVMTKNSGFSVGYQPISGIWHGQSIERRRDIIRAIRQLKKAQKYYPEGVYVNSAISDLSRKLDGGGSLLKKVFNKVLSIGGKWL